A stretch of the Metopolophium dirhodum isolate CAU chromosome 8, ASM1992520v1, whole genome shotgun sequence genome encodes the following:
- the LOC132950751 gene encoding uncharacterized protein LOC132950751 isoform X2 produces the protein MATEITTADSQDYKFNPLNFGSLHFTVKASNDAHIALTATADNKPPKYEIFIGGWGNTKSSIRKNNEEPDKVIVDTPKILNDGEARGFWIKWGGGFIGVGKQGEEKPFMSWQDEESLNVLFYGVRSGWGSTGVWTIEDNIYINTEDSKEFIFRTILHGSISFSVDSANDAHIVLATKNKESEPMVEVLLGGWKNTASAIRYNKQTPDKVHVDTPQLLCKDTPKKFVIFWRDGVIEVFSEKTKLFEWKDSSPFIISHYGVRTCWGAVGNWHIHGAADDQFKSKIVATPKPKPLKGKAPPAASPGWNLDGPSSGPVHWVHSSNGQIPPNALPGGFDATNEQLYVARAEHNGALIPGKLVPSHGVVYIPWGGIENPKENYEVLCNCNGTWVKANNGEIPVGALSSGHTEDGEPLFVGRGEHNGSLTVGKVQPSHSVCYVPYGGEEVPLNDYEVLVVV, from the exons ATGGCCACCG AAATAACAACCGCTGATAGCCAAGATTATAAATTCAATCCCTTGAATTTTGGCTCCTTACATTTCACCGTCAAAGCGTCAAACGATGCTCATATTGCATTAACTGCTACTGCAGATAACAAGCCGCCCAAATATgag ATATTCATTGGTGGTTGGGGAAATACAAAATCTTCTATACGCAAAAATAATGAAGAGCCAGACAAGGTTATTGTTGATACTCCAAAAATATTGAATGATGGCGAAGCTAGAGGATTTTGGATCAAATGGGGAGGTGGTTTTATTGGTGTAGGAAAACAAGGAGAAGAAAAACCATTTATGTCATGGCAAGATGAAGAATCTTTAAATGTGTTGTTCTATGGTGTGCGTAGTGGATGGGGATCTACAGGTGTATGGACTATTGAAG ataatatttacataaatactgAAGATTCTAAGGAGTTCATATTTAGAACTATACTTCATGGATCAATAAGTTTTTCGGTAGATAGTGCCAATGATGCACATATTGTTTTGGCAACTAAAAATAAAGAATCTGAACCTATGGTAGAGGTACTACTTGGTGGCTGGAAGAATACAGCATCTGCCATTCGTTACAACAAGCAAACACCAGATaag GTGCACGTTGACACTCCTCAGCTTCTGTGTAAAGACACTCCAAAgaaatttgtcattttttggAGAGACGGTGTTATTGAAGTGTTTAgtgaaaaaactaaattatttgaatggAAAGATTCAAGTCCGTTTATCATTTCTCATTATGGAGTTCGTACTTGTTGGGGGGCTGTTGGCAATTGGCACATTCATGGTGCAGCAGATGATCAATTTAAAAGCAAAATAGTTGCTACCCCAAAACCAAAACCTTTAAAAGGAAAAG CTCCACCTGCAGCTTCACCTGGTTGGAACCTTGATGGACCATCCTCTGGTCCAGTTCATTGGGTTCATTCTAGTAACGGGCAAATACCACCAAATGCTTTACCTGGTGGTTTTGATGCTACCAACGAACAGCTATATGTAGCCAGAGCAGAACATAATGGTGCTCTGATTCCTGGTAAACTTGTTCCTTCGCATGGTGTTGTCTATATACCTTGGGGTGGTATTGAGAATCCCAAAGAAAACTATGAA gtACTTTGCAACTGTAATGGTACTTGGGTAAAAGCCAACAATGGAGAAATCCCAGTAGGCGCATTATCTTCAGGTCACACAGAAGATGGTGAACCATTGTTTGTTGGACGTGGTGAACATAATGGTTCTTTGACTGTTGGAAAG GTTCAACCTAGTCACAGTGTTTGTTATGTACCGTATGGCGGTGAGGAAGTACCTCTGAATGATTACGAAGTATTGGTAGTAGTATAA
- the LOC132950751 gene encoding uncharacterized protein LOC132950751 isoform X1: protein MATEITTADSQDYKFNPLNFGSLHFTVKASNDAHIALTATADNKPPKYEIFIGGWGNTKSSIRKNNEEPDKVIVDTPKILNDGEARGFWIKWGGGFIGVGKQGEEKPFMSWQDEESLNVLFYGVRSGWGSTGVWTIEDNIYINTEDSKEFIFRTILHGSISFSVDSANDAHIVLATKNKESEPMVEVLLGGWKNTASAIRYNKQTPDKVHVDTPQLLCKDTPKKFVIFWRDGVIEVFSEKTKLFEWKDSSPFIISHYGVRTCWGAVGNWHIHGAADDQFKSKIVATPKPKPLKGKAPPAASPGWNLDGPSSGPVHWVHSSNGQIPPNALPGGFDATNEQLYVARAEHNGALIPGKLVPSHGVVYIPWGGIENPKENYEVLCNCNGTWVKANNGEIPVGALSSGHTEDGEPLFVGRGEHNGSLTVGKENQNNIKSQKTNKIMAQNSLYFRSEESSYIDTLIMKLLKSSMEKENDDHDVFGAYVAMEMRNLKTVDAQKKLRGEIRDSISRVIREESITTIDKKNPNLEIKKIDNDLKIQDNLLKTNLSSSSENHLDGVPISPEKRTNSWELLN, encoded by the exons ATGGCCACCG AAATAACAACCGCTGATAGCCAAGATTATAAATTCAATCCCTTGAATTTTGGCTCCTTACATTTCACCGTCAAAGCGTCAAACGATGCTCATATTGCATTAACTGCTACTGCAGATAACAAGCCGCCCAAATATgag ATATTCATTGGTGGTTGGGGAAATACAAAATCTTCTATACGCAAAAATAATGAAGAGCCAGACAAGGTTATTGTTGATACTCCAAAAATATTGAATGATGGCGAAGCTAGAGGATTTTGGATCAAATGGGGAGGTGGTTTTATTGGTGTAGGAAAACAAGGAGAAGAAAAACCATTTATGTCATGGCAAGATGAAGAATCTTTAAATGTGTTGTTCTATGGTGTGCGTAGTGGATGGGGATCTACAGGTGTATGGACTATTGAAG ataatatttacataaatactgAAGATTCTAAGGAGTTCATATTTAGAACTATACTTCATGGATCAATAAGTTTTTCGGTAGATAGTGCCAATGATGCACATATTGTTTTGGCAACTAAAAATAAAGAATCTGAACCTATGGTAGAGGTACTACTTGGTGGCTGGAAGAATACAGCATCTGCCATTCGTTACAACAAGCAAACACCAGATaag GTGCACGTTGACACTCCTCAGCTTCTGTGTAAAGACACTCCAAAgaaatttgtcattttttggAGAGACGGTGTTATTGAAGTGTTTAgtgaaaaaactaaattatttgaatggAAAGATTCAAGTCCGTTTATCATTTCTCATTATGGAGTTCGTACTTGTTGGGGGGCTGTTGGCAATTGGCACATTCATGGTGCAGCAGATGATCAATTTAAAAGCAAAATAGTTGCTACCCCAAAACCAAAACCTTTAAAAGGAAAAG CTCCACCTGCAGCTTCACCTGGTTGGAACCTTGATGGACCATCCTCTGGTCCAGTTCATTGGGTTCATTCTAGTAACGGGCAAATACCACCAAATGCTTTACCTGGTGGTTTTGATGCTACCAACGAACAGCTATATGTAGCCAGAGCAGAACATAATGGTGCTCTGATTCCTGGTAAACTTGTTCCTTCGCATGGTGTTGTCTATATACCTTGGGGTGGTATTGAGAATCCCAAAGAAAACTATGAA gtACTTTGCAACTGTAATGGTACTTGGGTAAAAGCCAACAATGGAGAAATCCCAGTAGGCGCATTATCTTCAGGTCACACAGAAGATGGTGAACCATTGTTTGTTGGACGTGGTGAACATAATGGTTCTTTGACTGTTGGAAAG gagaatcagaataatataaaatcgcagaaaacaaataaaataatggctCAGAATTCCTTATATTTTCGCTCTGAGGAAAGTTCTTACATAGATACAttgataatgaaattattgaagAGTTCGATGGAGAAAGAAAATGATGACCATGATGTTTTTGGTGCTTATGTTGCTATGGAAATGAGAAACTTGAAAACGGTTGATGCACAGAAAAAATTAAGAGGAGAAATACGAGATTCTATATCTCGAGTTATCCGTGAAGAATCTATAACCACAATCGacaaaaaaaatcctaatttagaaattaagaaaatagataatgatttaaaaatacaagataaCCTTTTAAAAACCAATCTCAGCTCTTCTTCAGAAAACCATCTTGATGGGGTCCCTATTTCTCCAGAAAAAAGAACGAACAGTTGGGAActtcttaattaa
- the LOC132950752 gene encoding leucine-rich repeat protein SHOC-2-like, whose amino-acid sequence MDVSRGCSCSCCDKCMQHPTFHTIQKLCNINACLDCLTTLDISSSNICEAPEFIGYLVNLVKLDLSLNELETLPLSFIKCQNLTDLILSHNKFSQVPQCLIDGMHSLKTLDLSHNQLSDISKKPFCIQQLLTLNISYNLKLNSLPQWLWSVECNSLETLDLSFTNCLDNIAVDPYLNMYGISNHLKYLDLSNTNSDVRKLDFIKHLKNLRNLVLDNKFTIHKCQNYYSDVPLVFNYRFKCIDSLSMINVNLSSIGKLVYFSLPSIRFLNLSNNSIVLLPDSLSELTNLEVCDFSNNNILTIPESFKSLKNLKSLILNNNWLSTFPKIIEDLINLEILDLYANKLNICPSWNINSNIKLLDLEQNVFSTEDNIDINIKANYSEFLNNLRSSITESRVIGPLCVEELNDVESEIDGSSSHWSSLSNNSSEHCIHGEDQDDTRNLDFTPEEFWDCGSYVFTTDVFDPKSFEISLMNELKTLEEPLTFDGKKNVRRVRLANEHYFCPGDELPKTLSITK is encoded by the exons ATGGATGTTTCTAGAGGATGCAGTTGCAGTTGCTGTGACAAATGTATGCAACACCCGACATTCCATACAATCCAGAAATTATGCAACATCAATGCATGTTTAGATTGTTTAACCACACTAGATATAAGTTCTAGTAATATCTGTGAAGCACCTGAATTTATCGGGTATCTTGTAAATTTAGTCAAACTAGATTTATCATTAAATGAGTTGGAAACGCTGCCATTGTCATTTATCAAGTGTCAAAATTTAACAGATCTCATCTTGTCGCATAACAAATTTTCACAAGTTCCCCAATGTTTAATTGATGGAATGCACTCCTTAAAAACACTTGATTTATCTCACAACCAGCTCTCAGATATCAGCAAAAAACCATTTTGTATTCAACAGTTACTAACTTTAAATatcagttataatttaaaactaaatagcCTTCCACAATGGTTATGGTCAGTTGAATGCAATTCATTAGAAACATTGGATTTATCATTTACAAATTGTCTGGACAATATTGCAGTTGATCCTTATCTGAACATGTATGGTATAAGTAATCATCTGAAGTATTTGGATTTATCTAATACAAATTCTGATGTTCGAAAATTagattttatcaaacatttaaaaaatctaagaaaTTTGGTTTTGGATAACAAATTTACGATACACAAATGTCAAAATTATTACAGTGATGTACCACTAGTGTTTAATTAtcgatttaaatgtattgattcttTAAGTATGATTAATGTTAATCTCTCAAGCATTGGAAAACTTGTTTATTTCAGTTTACCTAGCATACGTTTTTTGAATTTGTCCAATAATTCTATTGTGTTATTGCCAGATTCCTTAAGTGAATTGACAAACTTAGAAGTCTGTGATTTTtcaaacaataacattttaacgaTTCCTGAAAGTTTTAAAAGCTTAAAGAAtttgaaaagtttaatattaaataataattgg ttatcaACATTTCCAAAAATTATTGAAGATCTAATAAACCTGGAGATTTTGGATTTATAtgctaataaattaaatatatgtccATCATGGAACATAAATtccaatataaaattacttgatctagaacaaaatgtattttctacTGAAGATAACATTGATATAAACATTAAA GCCAATTATTCAGAGTTTTTAAACAATCTGCGTTCATCAATTACTGAAAGCCGTGTTATAGGACCGTTATGTGTTGAAGAACTCAATGATGTAGAATCTGAAATAGATGGATCAA gTAGTCATTGGTCATCATTATCAAATAACTCTTCAGAACACTGTATTCATGG agaAGATCAAGATGATACCAGAAATCTAGATTTTACACCAGAAGAATTTTGGGACTGTGGTTCCTATGTATTTACAACTGATGTATTCGATCCTAAAA GTTTTGAAATTAGTTTAATGaatgaattaaaaacattaGAAGAACCATTAACTtttgatggaaaaaaaaatgtccgaaGAGTGCGTTTAGCTAATGAACATTATTTTTGTCCTGGTGATGAACTTCCTAAGACAttgtcaataacaaaataa